In Dioscorea cayenensis subsp. rotundata cultivar TDr96_F1 unplaced genomic scaffold, TDr96_F1_v2_PseudoChromosome.rev07_lg8_w22 25.fasta BLBR01001362.1, whole genome shotgun sequence, the following are encoded in one genomic region:
- the LOC120256261 gene encoding LOW QUALITY PROTEIN: carotenoid 9,10(9',10')-cleavage dioxygenase-like (The sequence of the model RefSeq protein was modified relative to this genomic sequence to represent the inferred CDS: deleted 1 base in 1 codon), producing MATVQHEDQLHAEKHNSLRPNGVVTVDPYPKKGIVSKAVDLIERALVYLMYNAPPSNHYLSGNFAPVHDETPPCADLPVRGSLPECLNGEFVRVGPNPKFVPVAGYHWFDGDGMIHGMRIKDGKATYVSRYVKTSRLKQEEYFGGAKFMKIGDLKGLFGLFMVQTQILRAKLKILDVSYGTGTGNTALIYHQGKLLALSEADKPYVVKVLEDGDLQTLGLLDYDKRLAHSFTAHPKVDPFTDEMFTFGYAHTPPYVTYRVITKDGVMLDPVPITIPDPVMMHDFAITENYAIFMDLPLYFQPKEMVKGKLIFSFDPTKKARFGILPRYEKDDKLIRWFELPNCFIFHNANAWEEGDEVVLITCRLEDPDLDRVNGSVQGKLENFKNELYEMRFNMQSGAASQKQLSVSAVDFPRINEHYTGRKQRYVYGTILENITQVKGIIKFDLHATPESGKEQLEVGGNVEGIFKLGPGRFGSEAIFVPRQPGTTSEEDDGYLIFFVHDENTGKSEVNVIDAKTMSADPVAVVELPQRVPFGFHAFFVTEEQLLKQTVV from the exons aTGGCCACGGTCCAGCATGAGGATCAGCTACACGCTGAGAAGCACAATTCACTCCGTCCGAACGGGGTCGTGACCGTCGATCCCTATCCCAAGAAAGGGATCGTCTCCAAAGCCGTTGATCTCATCGAGCGCGCCCTAGTGTATTTGATGTACAATGCCCCGCCGTCCAACCACTATCTTTCCGGTAACTTCGCCCCCGTCCACGACGAGACGCCTCCATGCGCCGACCTCCCCGTTCGTGGCTCGCTTCCT gaGTGTTTGAATGGGGAGTTTGTTAGGGTTGGACCGAATCCGAAGTTTGTGCCGGTGGCTGGGTATCACTG GTTTGATGGCGATGG AATGATTCATGGCATGCGCATTAAAGATGGGAAAGCAACTTATGTTTCACGATATGTGAAGACATCACGGCTCAAGCAGGAAGAATATTTTGGAGGTGCAAAATTTATGAAG ATTGGAGATTTGAAGGGCCTTTTTGGACTATTTATGGTTCAAACGCAAATTCTTCGAGCGAAATTGAAAATTCTGGATGTTTCTTATGGAACTGGAACAG GCAATACTGCTCTCATATATCACCAAGGAAAGCTTTTGGCTCTCTCAGAGGCAGATAAACCAT ATGTTGTGAAAGTGCTAGAAGATGGAGACTTGCAAACACTTGGGTTGTTAGATTATGACAAGAGGTTGGCTCATTCCTTCACTGCTCATCCAAAGGTTGATCCATTTACTG ATGAGATGTTCACATTTGGATATGCACACACACCTCCCTATGTCACCTATCGGGTCATTACGAAGGATGGTGTGATGCTTGACCCTGTACCTATTACAATACCAGATCCTGTCATGATGCATGATTTTGCCATTACTGAGAACTATGCGATCTTCATGGACCTGCCTTTGTACTTCCAACCAAAG GAAATGGTGAAaggaaaattaatattttcgtTTGACCCTACAAAGAAAGCTCGATTTGGTATACTTCCCCGATATGAGAAGGATGATAAACTGATTAGATGGTTTGAGCTTCCAAACTGCTTCATTTTTCACAATG CAAATGCTTGGGAAGAAGGGGATGAAGTTGTTCTCATTACTTGCCGTCTGGAGGACCCAGATTTGGACAGGGTTAATGGAAGTGTGCAAGGAAAGCTTGAAAATTTTAAGAATGAGTT GTATGAAATGAGATTTAATATG CAAAGTGGTGCTGCTTCACAGAAACAACTATCAGTCTCTGCTGTGGATTTTCCCCGGATCAACGAGCACTATACTGGAAG GAAACAAAGATATGTCTACGGGACTATACTAGAAAACATTACTCAGGTCAAGGGAATTATCAAGTTTGATCTGCATGCCACTCCAGAGTCTGGCAAGGAACAACTAGAGGTTGGGGGAAATGTTGAAGGCATCTTTAAGTTGGGACCTGGACGATTTGGCTCAGAAGCAATATTTGTTCCTCGCCAACCTGGTACCACTTCGGAGGAAGACGATGGCTACctgattttttttgttcatgatgAGAACACTGg GAAATCCGAAGTCAATGTAATAGATGCAAAGACAATGTCGGCTGATCCTGTTGCAGTCGTAGAGCTTCCTCAGCGAGTTCCATTTGGATTCCATGCCTTCTTCGTAACAGAG GAACAACTTCTAAAGCAAACTGTTGTGTAA